One window from the genome of Pararhizobium gei encodes:
- the recN gene encoding DNA repair protein RecN: MLSQISIRDIVLIERLDLSFDAGLSVLTGETGAGKSILLDSLSLALGGRGDGSLVRHGGDKGQVTAVFDVGMDHPARVLARENGIDDDGDLIFRRVQSADGRTRAYVNDQPVSVQLMRQAGQLLVEIHGQHDDRALVDTHAHRTLLDAFGGLAEEAERVAGLYRTWKDAERTLRKHRDKVEAAAREADYLRASVDELETLSPEDGEEEDLAERRSRMMKAERIAVDINEASEFLNGNASPVPLIASMVRRLERKSHEAPGLLEETVELLDAALNQLSDAQMAVEAALRRTEYDPRELERSEERLFALRAAARKYSVPVTALPALAVRMISDLADLDAGEEKLKQLDAQLGLTKAAFDAAAASLSAKRHNTATALSDAVMAELPALKLERARFMVEVTSDPQAATAEGIDVVEFHVQTNPGTRPGPIMKVASGGELSRFLLALKVALADRGSAPTLVFDEIDTGVGGAVADAIGQRLKRLSETVQVLSVTHAPQVAARAATHLLISKGPSAEKSETITTRVARMDDKARTEEIARMLAGASVTDEARAAAARLLAGNG, encoded by the coding sequence ATGCTTTCACAGATTTCGATCCGCGATATCGTCCTGATCGAACGGCTTGATTTGTCCTTCGACGCCGGGCTTTCCGTGCTTACGGGCGAGACGGGCGCGGGAAAATCCATTCTTCTCGACAGTCTTTCGCTCGCCCTCGGGGGGCGGGGCGATGGCTCGCTTGTTCGCCATGGCGGCGACAAGGGACAGGTCACCGCGGTGTTCGACGTCGGCATGGATCACCCCGCCCGCGTCCTTGCACGGGAAAACGGCATCGATGACGATGGCGACCTGATCTTCCGGCGGGTGCAGTCGGCTGATGGCCGAACCAGAGCCTATGTCAATGACCAGCCTGTTTCCGTTCAACTGATGCGCCAGGCCGGACAATTGCTTGTCGAAATTCACGGCCAGCATGACGACCGGGCGCTTGTCGATACCCACGCACACCGCACGCTGCTCGATGCCTTTGGCGGCCTTGCCGAAGAAGCCGAGCGTGTGGCCGGTCTTTATCGCACTTGGAAGGATGCCGAGCGGACGCTTCGAAAGCACCGCGACAAGGTGGAGGCCGCGGCGCGCGAGGCCGATTATCTGCGCGCCTCCGTCGACGAACTGGAGACCCTTTCGCCGGAGGACGGGGAGGAGGAGGATCTTGCCGAACGCCGGTCGCGGATGATGAAGGCCGAGCGGATCGCCGTCGATATCAACGAGGCCAGCGAATTCCTCAACGGCAATGCGTCGCCGGTGCCGCTGATCGCGTCGATGGTGCGCCGGCTGGAGCGCAAGAGCCATGAGGCGCCCGGCTTGCTGGAGGAGACTGTCGAACTTCTCGATGCCGCTTTGAACCAGCTGTCAGACGCGCAGATGGCCGTGGAAGCCGCGCTGCGCAGAACCGAATATGATCCGAGGGAACTGGAGCGCTCCGAAGAGCGGCTGTTTGCCTTGAGGGCGGCCGCGCGCAAGTATTCCGTGCCTGTCACGGCGCTGCCGGCGCTCGCCGTCAGGATGATTTCCGATCTTGCCGATCTGGACGCCGGTGAGGAGAAGCTAAAGCAGCTGGATGCACAGCTCGGCCTGACCAAAGCCGCCTTCGACGCCGCCGCGGCCTCGCTTTCCGCAAAGCGCCACAACACGGCAACGGCCTTGTCTGATGCCGTGATGGCCGAGCTTCCGGCACTGAAGCTGGAGCGGGCGCGGTTCATGGTCGAGGTCACCTCGGACCCGCAGGCGGCGACAGCCGAGGGGATCGACGTGGTGGAATTTCACGTTCAGACCAATCCCGGCACGCGGCCCGGCCCGATCATGAAAGTCGCCTCGGGCGGTGAACTCTCCCGCTTTCTCCTGGCGCTGAAAGTGGCGCTTGCCGATCGCGGTTCCGCGCCGACACTCGTCTTCGATGAGATCGACACCGGCGTCGGCGGTGCGGTGGCGGATGCAATCGGCCAGCGGCTGAAACGGTTGTCGGAAACGGTTCAGGTCCTGTCCGTGACCCACGCGCCGCAAGTGGCGGCACGGGCGGCAACGCATCTCCTGATCTCGAAGGGACCGTCTGCGGAAAAATCCGAAACCATCACCACCCGCGTCGCCCGCATGGACGACAAGGCCCGCACCGAGGAGATCGCCCGCATGCTCGCCGGTGCATCGGTGACGGACGAGGCGAGGGCGGCGGCGGCGCGGTTGCTGGCGGGGAACGGGTAG
- a CDS encoding outer membrane protein assembly factor BamD, with the protein MVFAGQVELKKMARIAVISLAASAAGVLVSACQNDPDIDITKLTAETDPPEVLYNQGLANLNAGKTTEAARKFEALDQQHPFSEYARKALVMKAFVNYRNGQYQDAINGANRYLNLYPESPDAAYAQYIVGLSYSKQIPGVTQDQKPAARTIEAMQTVVTKYPDSEYVEDAQAKIRFAKDQLAGKEMQVGRYYLERREYLAAITRFRTVVEQYPTTNQVEEALARLVETYFAMGITGEAQTAAAVLGHNYPDSQWYADSYKLLQTGGLEPRETGNSWISRAGKKLIGA; encoded by the coding sequence ATGGTATTTGCAGGCCAGGTTGAATTGAAGAAGATGGCGCGGATTGCTGTCATTTCGCTTGCTGCGTCCGCAGCCGGTGTTCTGGTCAGTGCCTGCCAGAACGATCCCGATATCGATATCACCAAGTTGACGGCCGAGACAGATCCGCCGGAAGTGCTCTACAATCAGGGCCTTGCCAACCTCAATGCCGGCAAGACGACAGAAGCGGCGCGCAAGTTCGAGGCTCTCGACCAACAGCATCCCTTCTCCGAATATGCCCGCAAGGCCCTGGTCATGAAGGCCTTCGTCAATTACCGCAACGGCCAGTACCAGGACGCGATCAACGGTGCGAACCGGTACCTCAATCTTTATCCGGAATCCCCGGACGCCGCCTATGCCCAATATATTGTCGGCCTTTCCTATTCGAAGCAAATTCCGGGTGTGACGCAGGACCAGAAGCCTGCGGCACGGACGATCGAAGCGATGCAGACCGTCGTGACGAAATATCCCGATTCGGAATATGTCGAGGACGCGCAAGCCAAGATCCGTTTCGCGAAGGATCAGTTGGCAGGCAAGGAAATGCAGGTCGGCCGCTATTATCTCGAGCGTCGGGAATATCTCGCGGCGATCACCCGTTTCCGCACCGTGGTCGAACAATATCCGACGACAAATCAGGTTGAGGAAGCCTTGGCGCGTCTCGTCGAGACCTATTTCGCCATGGGCATCACCGGCGAGGCCCAGACGGCGGCCGCCGTGCTTGGACATAATTATCCCGACAGCCAATGGTATGCCGACAGTTACAAGCTGTTGCAGACAGGTGGTCTGGAACCGCGCGAGACCGGCAATTCCTGGATTTCGCGTGCTGGCAAGAAGCTGATCGGCGCCTGA
- the lpxC gene encoding UDP-3-O-acyl-N-acetylglucosamine deacetylase, with protein sequence MGIGLLGFQTTVANSVTLSGTGVHSGAEVSITFHPAEADSGIVFQRMSDGQVISEFKAVSSQVGNTDLCTVLGFSASTSIATIEHVMAALYALGIDNLLVEVHGAEMPIMDGSSAPFIDAIEQTGIRALAVKRRYIRVLKPVRIESGASWSEFVPYNGMRFEVEIDFDTPLIGRQSWKGDMTPSAFKNELCRARTFGFMRDVERMWAAGRGLGSSLENSVVIADDHTVINVEGLRYAKDEFVRHKTLDAVGDLALAGAPFIGCYRSYRGGHKMNAYALKALMSDPTAYEIVESTAPRQRVVMREAMAANAL encoded by the coding sequence ATGGGAATTGGCTTGCTGGGGTTTCAGACGACGGTCGCAAACTCTGTAACTCTGAGCGGTACCGGCGTTCATTCCGGCGCAGAAGTGTCGATAACCTTTCATCCGGCGGAAGCCGATAGCGGCATTGTCTTTCAGCGTATGTCCGATGGACAGGTCATCAGCGAATTCAAGGCGGTTTCGTCGCAGGTCGGCAATACCGATCTTTGCACTGTCCTTGGCTTTTCGGCGTCAACCTCCATCGCCACGATCGAGCATGTCATGGCCGCGCTTTATGCGCTCGGGATCGACAATCTTCTGGTCGAGGTGCACGGTGCCGAAATGCCGATCATGGACGGCAGTTCCGCTCCTTTCATCGATGCGATCGAACAGACGGGTATTCGGGCGCTTGCCGTCAAGCGCCGTTATATCCGCGTGCTCAAGCCGGTTCGCATTGAGTCCGGTGCCTCCTGGTCGGAGTTTGTGCCCTACAACGGGATGCGCTTCGAGGTGGAGATCGATTTCGATACGCCGCTGATCGGACGCCAATCCTGGAAGGGCGACATGACGCCGTCCGCGTTCAAGAACGAGCTTTGCCGGGCCCGGACCTTCGGCTTCATGCGCGATGTGGAGCGCATGTGGGCCGCCGGTCGCGGTCTCGGCTCTTCGCTCGAGAACTCCGTCGTCATCGCCGACGATCACACTGTTATCAATGTCGAGGGCCTGCGCTACGCCAAGGATGAGTTCGTGCGCCACAAGACACTGGATGCCGTGGGCGATCTTGCTCTGGCCGGCGCGCCGTTTATTGGCTGCTACCGTTCCTATCGCGGTGGCCACAAGATGAACGCTTACGCCTTGAAGGCCTTGATGAGCGATCCGACGGCTTACGAGATTGTCGAAAGCACCGCACCGCGCCAGCGCGTTGTGATGCGTGAGGCGATGGCTGCCAACGCGCTCTGA
- the ftsZ gene encoding cell division protein FtsZ, which translates to MTINLQKPDITELKPRITVFGVGGGGGNAVNNMITAGLEGVDFVVANTDAQALTMTKADRIIQMGVAVTEGLGAGSQPEVGRAAAEECIDEIIDHLNGTHMCFVTAGMGGGTGTGAAPVVAQAARNKGILTVGVVTKPFHFEGQRRMRLADMGIQELQKSVDTLIVIPNQNLFRIANDKTTFADAFAMADQVLYSGVACITDLMVKEGLINLDFADVRSVMREMGRAMMGTGEASGEGRAMAAAEAAIANPLLDETSMKGAQGLLISITGGRDLTLFEVDEAATRIREEVDPDANIILGATFDEELEGLIRVSVVATGIDRTAAELADRNSSFRPVARPIIRPSAAIPAAPVQQAQAAIQPAPVAVQPAPVIQQAAAQPTQQSDEIAHAIREAELERELFLSMPRGGLTPAAQPAQEDFRPQSKLFAATAPVEQPIAQAAAPVQRAVETPVYQQPAAPVRQEQVAPVIRQQAEPVRMPKVEDFPPMVKAEAEHRVQPVPQEERGPMGLLKRITNSLGRRDEEDHSVTADMTAAAPNAASQQRRPLSAEASVYAPRRAAPLDNQARAASQPRVHEDDQLEIPAFLRRQSN; encoded by the coding sequence ATGACGATCAACTTGCAGAAGCCGGATATCACCGAGCTTAAGCCGCGCATCACCGTATTCGGCGTCGGCGGCGGCGGCGGCAACGCTGTCAACAACATGATCACCGCAGGCCTCGAAGGCGTCGATTTCGTCGTTGCCAACACCGATGCGCAGGCGCTGACCATGACCAAGGCCGACCGCATCATCCAGATGGGTGTCGCCGTTACCGAAGGCCTCGGCGCGGGATCGCAGCCGGAAGTCGGCCGTGCTGCCGCGGAAGAATGCATCGATGAAATCATCGATCACCTCAACGGCACGCATATGTGCTTCGTCACCGCCGGCATGGGCGGCGGCACGGGCACCGGTGCTGCTCCGGTCGTTGCCCAGGCTGCCCGCAACAAAGGCATCCTGACGGTCGGCGTCGTCACCAAGCCGTTCCACTTTGAAGGCCAGCGCCGCATGCGTCTCGCCGACATGGGCATTCAGGAACTGCAGAAGTCTGTGGATACGCTGATCGTCATTCCGAACCAGAACCTGTTCCGGATCGCCAACGACAAGACCACGTTTGCCGACGCTTTCGCAATGGCCGACCAGGTTCTCTATTCCGGTGTTGCCTGCATCACCGACCTGATGGTCAAGGAAGGCCTGATCAACCTCGACTTCGCCGACGTTCGCTCGGTGATGCGCGAAATGGGCCGTGCCATGATGGGCACCGGCGAAGCTTCGGGCGAAGGCCGCGCCATGGCCGCCGCCGAAGCCGCGATTGCCAACCCGCTGCTCGACGAAACCTCGATGAAGGGCGCGCAGGGGCTCCTGATCTCCATCACCGGCGGCCGCGACCTGACCCTGTTCGAAGTTGACGAAGCCGCGACCCGCATCCGCGAGGAAGTCGATCCGGACGCCAACATCATCCTCGGCGCAACCTTCGACGAGGAACTCGAAGGCCTTATCCGGGTTTCCGTTGTCGCCACGGGGATCGACCGCACGGCTGCGGAGCTCGCCGACCGCAACTCCAGCTTTCGCCCGGTAGCCCGGCCGATCATTCGCCCGTCCGCTGCCATTCCGGCGGCTCCGGTTCAACAGGCTCAGGCCGCCATTCAACCGGCTCCTGTTGCCGTACAGCCGGCCCCGGTCATTCAGCAGGCAGCGGCGCAGCCGACCCAGCAGAGCGACGAGATTGCCCATGCTATTCGCGAAGCCGAACTGGAGCGTGAACTGTTCCTGTCCATGCCGCGCGGCGGTTTGACGCCCGCCGCCCAGCCGGCCCAGGAAGACTTCCGCCCCCAGAGCAAGCTGTTTGCAGCCACGGCTCCGGTTGAACAGCCCATTGCGCAAGCCGCAGCACCTGTTCAGCGTGCGGTGGAAACGCCGGTCTACCAGCAGCCGGCCGCACCGGTTCGCCAGGAACAGGTTGCCCCGGTCATCCGCCAGCAGGCAGAGCCCGTGCGCATGCCGAAGGTCGAGGACTTCCCGCCGATGGTGAAGGCCGAAGCCGAGCATCGTGTCCAGCCGGTGCCGCAGGAAGAACGCGGCCCGATGGGTCTTTTGAAGCGGATCACCAATTCGCTTGGCCGCCGCGACGAGGAAGACCACAGTGTGACGGCCGACATGACGGCCGCTGCTCCGAACGCCGCCTCGCAGCAGCGCCGCCCGCTGTCTGCCGAAGCCAGCGTCTACGCGCCGCGCCGTGCGGCTCCCCTCGACAACCAGGCCCGCGCCGCCTCGCAGCCGCGTGTTCATGAAGACGATCAGCTCGAAATTCCGGCCTTCCTGCGCCGTCAGTCGAACTGA
- the ftsA gene encoding cell division protein FtsA: MSAFGSSHFGLPRLKPLNSKRSHIVSVLDIGSTKVVCMIGRLTPRAESQILPGRTHAIEIIGIGHHKSRGMKNGVIADLDAAESVVRLAVDAAERMAGLTIDSLIVNISAGRLQSDIYTASIDLGGQEVDAADLRKVLAAAGQQSLRQDRVILHSLPTGFSLDGERGIRDPLAMFGDQLGVDMHVLTAERAALKNLELCINRAHLSVEGIVATPYASGLAALVDDEVELGCAAIDMGGGTTTISVFAEGKLVHADAVSLGGHHVTTDLARGLSTRLEDAERLKVVHGSALPNSTDERDIVSVPPIGEDDRDQPTHVPRALVSRIVRARIEETLELIRDRIQRSGFSPIVGKRVVLTGGASQLTGLPEAARRILARNVRIGRPLGVSGLPVAAKGPAFSTAVGLMIYPQVAELETHVTQGGLLSSLAGNNSRIARMGQWLKESF; the protein is encoded by the coding sequence ATGAGTGCTTTCGGTTCTTCCCATTTTGGTCTGCCGCGCCTGAAGCCGCTCAATTCCAAACGGTCGCACATCGTCTCCGTTCTCGATATCGGCTCGACCAAGGTTGTGTGCATGATCGGCCGGTTGACACCGCGTGCCGAAAGCCAGATCCTGCCCGGCCGCACCCATGCGATCGAGATCATCGGCATCGGCCACCACAAGTCGCGTGGCATGAAAAACGGCGTGATCGCCGATCTCGATGCCGCCGAAAGCGTCGTGCGCCTCGCAGTGGATGCCGCGGAGCGTATGGCCGGATTGACCATCGACAGCCTGATCGTCAACATCTCGGCAGGCCGACTGCAGAGCGACATCTACACCGCCTCGATCGATCTCGGCGGTCAGGAAGTCGACGCGGCCGATCTGCGCAAGGTTCTGGCTGCTGCAGGCCAGCAGTCGCTGCGCCAGGATCGCGTCATTCTGCATTCGCTGCCGACCGGATTTTCGCTCGACGGCGAGCGCGGCATCCGCGATCCGCTGGCTATGTTCGGCGATCAGCTCGGCGTTGACATGCATGTGCTGACAGCCGAGCGCGCCGCGCTGAAGAACCTCGAACTGTGCATCAACCGCGCCCATCTTTCGGTCGAGGGTATCGTTGCCACGCCTTATGCCAGTGGCCTTGCGGCACTGGTGGACGATGAGGTCGAGCTCGGCTGCGCCGCGATCGACATGGGCGGCGGCACCACGACGATTTCGGTTTTTGCGGAAGGCAAGCTGGTTCATGCCGATGCGGTCTCGCTCGGTGGCCATCACGTCACCACCGATCTCGCCCGCGGCCTCTCGACCCGGCTCGAAGATGCCGAGCGTCTCAAGGTCGTTCATGGTTCGGCACTGCCCAACAGCACGGACGAGCGCGATATCGTCTCGGTTCCGCCGATCGGCGAGGACGACCGGGATCAGCCGACCCATGTGCCGCGCGCCCTTGTGTCGCGCATCGTGCGTGCCCGCATCGAAGAAACGCTTGAACTTATTCGCGATCGCATCCAGCGCTCGGGCTTTTCGCCCATCGTCGGCAAACGTGTCGTTCTGACCGGCGGCGCCAGCCAGCTGACGGGACTGCCTGAGGCGGCGCGCAGGATTTTGGCCCGCAATGTCCGCATCGGCCGGCCGCTCGGTGTTTCCGGCCTGCCTGTCGCAGCAAAAGGCCCTGCCTTTTCGACGGCAGTGGGCCTGATGATCTATCCGCAGGTGGCGGAACTGGAAACGCATGTGACGCAGGGCGGATTGCTCTCGTCGCTCGCAGGAAACAACAGCCGAATTGCCCGCATGGGCCAGTGGCTGAAGGAAAGCTTCTGA
- a CDS encoding cell division protein FtsQ/DivIB, whose translation MFALRGRKAARVLAPLEAADLDGQRVLPRPLRRAVRFVVGLGTGRFHFAPYTGTVSAAAFMAATGFYGMALGGHSHSVAQTTTTVVGFAIEDVKVSGNEQTSEIDIFQQLGLDGTTSLVALDIDAARKLISEMPWVEDVAVRKVYPGTIEVNLKERKAFGIWQHGADLSLIEASGSVIAPLRDNKFAELPLFVGRDAETAAAEFHQRFSQWPEIAKRVKAYVRVAGRRWDLMLDNGITIKLPEHDLERAMQVLSTMEEGQQLLDRDIAAVDLRLEDRTTVQLTPEAAARRQTVLEARTKMLKKQEQEDRI comes from the coding sequence GTGTTTGCGTTAAGAGGCAGGAAGGCTGCAAGAGTGCTGGCGCCGTTGGAGGCCGCCGATCTGGACGGACAGCGCGTGCTGCCGCGTCCGCTGCGCCGCGCCGTTCGTTTCGTCGTTGGCCTTGGCACCGGCCGTTTCCACTTTGCACCCTACACAGGGACTGTCTCCGCTGCCGCATTCATGGCAGCGACCGGATTTTATGGCATGGCGCTCGGCGGGCACAGCCATTCCGTCGCCCAGACGACCACCACGGTGGTCGGCTTTGCGATCGAGGACGTGAAGGTTTCAGGGAACGAACAAACCTCCGAGATCGATATTTTCCAGCAACTCGGGCTCGATGGCACCACATCGCTGGTGGCGCTCGATATCGACGCCGCCCGCAAGCTGATCAGCGAGATGCCCTGGGTCGAGGACGTTGCCGTTCGGAAGGTTTATCCGGGAACGATCGAGGTCAACCTCAAGGAGCGAAAGGCGTTCGGCATCTGGCAGCACGGCGCCGATCTGTCCCTGATCGAAGCCAGCGGCAGCGTGATCGCACCGCTGCGCGACAACAAGTTCGCGGAACTGCCGCTGTTTGTCGGCCGCGACGCCGAAACGGCTGCGGCCGAGTTCCATCAGCGCTTTTCGCAGTGGCCCGAGATTGCAAAGCGCGTCAAGGCCTATGTCCGGGTCGCGGGCCGCCGCTGGGATCTCATGCTCGACAACGGCATCACCATCAAGCTTCCGGAGCATGATCTGGAACGTGCCATGCAGGTTTTGTCGACGATGGAGGAGGGGCAGCAGCTTCTCGATCGCGACATTGCCGCAGTCGATCTAAGGCTCGAAGACCGCACCACCGTGCAATTGACCCCGGAGGCGGCCGCCCGCCGTCAGACCGTTCTGGAAGCGCGCACGAAAATGCTCAAGAAGCAGGAACAAGAGGACCGTATATGA
- a CDS encoding D-alanine--D-alanine ligase, with the protein MTGKHVAVLMGGFSSERPVSLSSGTACADALEGEGYRVTRIDVDRDIASVLADLKPDVVFNALHGPFGEDGTIQGLLEYLQIPYTHSGVLASALAMDKEQAKIVASAAGIPVAEARVMDRHDFGSDHPIKPPYVVKPVREGSSFGVVMVKEDQSHPPQIVTSSEWRYGDRVMVERYVHGREFTCGVMGDTALGVTEVIPQGHAFYDYDSKYVKGGSKHVIPADVLPNIYQKIQTLAVKAHQAIGCRGVSRSDFRFDDRFSEDGEIIWLEINTQPGMTPTSLVPEMAVHAGHTFGKFLTWIVEDASCLR; encoded by the coding sequence ATGACTGGTAAGCATGTTGCTGTCCTGATGGGCGGATTTTCCTCGGAACGGCCGGTCAGCCTGTCGTCGGGGACGGCGTGCGCCGATGCGCTGGAAGGCGAGGGCTACCGCGTCACCCGGATCGATGTCGATCGGGACATTGCTTCCGTGCTTGCCGATCTGAAGCCCGACGTGGTGTTCAACGCGCTTCACGGGCCCTTCGGCGAAGACGGCACGATTCAGGGATTGCTCGAATATCTGCAGATTCCCTATACCCATTCCGGCGTGCTTGCCTCGGCGCTTGCCATGGACAAGGAGCAGGCCAAGATCGTTGCCAGCGCTGCCGGTATTCCTGTTGCCGAAGCGCGCGTGATGGACCGCCACGATTTCGGCTCCGACCACCCCATCAAGCCGCCCTATGTCGTCAAGCCTGTCCGTGAAGGCTCGAGCTTCGGCGTTGTCATGGTCAAGGAGGATCAATCGCATCCGCCGCAGATCGTGACATCCAGCGAGTGGCGTTACGGCGATCGCGTGATGGTCGAGCGCTATGTGCATGGCCGTGAATTCACATGCGGCGTCATGGGCGATACGGCTCTTGGCGTCACCGAGGTGATACCCCAGGGGCACGCCTTTTACGATTATGACTCAAAGTATGTGAAAGGCGGTTCAAAACACGTCATTCCGGCCGATGTTTTACCAAATATTTACCAAAAAATACAAACACTCGCGGTCAAGGCGCATCAGGCGATTGGATGCCGCGGCGTAAGCCGCTCGGACTTCCGCTTTGACGACCGTTTTTCTGAAGACGGAGAGATCATCTGGCTGGAGATCAACACCCAGCCGGGAATGACTCCAACCTCTCTGGTGCCTGAGATGGCGGTTCATGCCGGCCATACATTCGGTAAATTCCTTACGTGGATCGTGGAGGACGCGTCGTGTTTGCGTTAA
- a CDS encoding MFS transporter, whose amino-acid sequence MSDTISTLSPTAEPLNKGPLNSPSRVLLASLIGTTIEFFDFYVYATAAVLVFPTLFFPNSDPTTALLASFATFSIAFFARPLGAIVFGHFGDRVGRKTTLVAALLTMGISTVIIGLLPSYEQIGVAAPLLLALCRFGQGFGLGGEWGGAVLLATENAPEGKKSWYGMFPQLGAPVGLFLSSGVFWLLLHVISQDALLSWGWRVPFLASILLIAVGLWVRLSITETPAFQKAIDKHERVEVPVMELFRNHKRSLVLGTFVALATFVLFYIGSAYLLSYNIKVLKLPFIDALEIQILGSVLFGLFIPIAGKLAERFGRREILIGVTILIGIFSFFLPGLLTSGEANVIVFVVIGMALMGITYGLIGTALAAPFPTNVRYTGSSITFNFAGIFGASLAPYIATYLQSTYGMTYVGYYLAVAAVITLVCILLSGKEEV is encoded by the coding sequence ATGAGCGACACAATCTCCACGTTGTCGCCGACGGCAGAGCCGTTGAACAAGGGCCCGCTCAATTCGCCCTCCCGCGTTCTTCTGGCAAGCCTGATCGGCACAACCATCGAATTCTTCGATTTCTATGTCTACGCGACCGCAGCCGTGCTCGTCTTCCCGACGCTGTTCTTTCCGAACAGCGATCCGACGACCGCGCTCCTTGCATCCTTTGCGACCTTTTCGATCGCCTTTTTCGCCCGCCCGCTGGGTGCAATTGTCTTCGGCCATTTCGGTGACCGGGTCGGGCGCAAGACCACCTTGGTTGCGGCTCTCCTGACCATGGGCATCTCCACCGTCATCATCGGCTTGCTACCCTCCTACGAGCAGATCGGCGTCGCCGCGCCGCTGCTGCTTGCGCTTTGCCGTTTCGGCCAGGGCTTTGGTCTCGGCGGCGAATGGGGTGGCGCCGTTCTGCTGGCCACCGAAAACGCACCGGAAGGCAAGAAGAGCTGGTACGGCATGTTCCCGCAGCTTGGCGCGCCGGTCGGCCTGTTCCTGTCATCTGGGGTCTTCTGGCTGCTCCTGCACGTCATCTCGCAGGATGCCCTGCTCAGCTGGGGCTGGCGTGTGCCCTTCCTCGCTTCGATCCTGCTGATCGCCGTCGGTCTCTGGGTACGGCTCTCGATTACCGAGACGCCGGCTTTCCAGAAAGCGATCGACAAACACGAGCGCGTCGAAGTTCCCGTCATGGAACTCTTTCGCAATCACAAGCGTAGCCTCGTGCTCGGCACCTTTGTCGCACTTGCCACCTTCGTGCTGTTCTATATCGGCTCGGCCTATCTTCTGTCTTACAACATCAAAGTCCTGAAGCTGCCCTTCATCGACGCGCTGGAAATCCAGATCCTGGGCTCGGTGCTGTTCGGCCTGTTCATCCCGATCGCCGGCAAGCTCGCGGAGCGCTTCGGCCGCCGCGAAATCCTGATCGGGGTGACCATCCTGATCGGCATCTTTTCGTTCTTCCTGCCCGGCCTGCTGACAAGTGGAGAAGCGAACGTCATCGTCTTCGTGGTCATCGGCATGGCACTGATGGGTATCACCTACGGCCTGATCGGCACGGCGCTTGCCGCGCCCTTCCCGACCAATGTGCGCTATACCGGCTCATCGATCACCTTCAACTTTGCAGGCATCTTCGGTGCCTCGCTGGCACCCTATATCGCCACCTACCTGCAATCGACCTATGGCATGACCTATGTCGGCTATTACCTCGCCGTGGCCGCCGTCATCACACTCGTTTGCATTCTGCTGTCGGGCAAAGAAGAAGTCTGA
- the murB gene encoding UDP-N-acetylmuramate dehydrogenase produces the protein MKQVDGNKLLASLGEGINALRGRLTPDAPMERVTWFRAGGLAELMFQPHDTDDLVTFLKLLPENIPVMVAGVGSNLLVRDGGIPGVVIRLSAKGFGDIELAGENRVKAGAICPDKNLAAMTLDHGIGGFHFYYGIPGSVGGALRMNAGANGGETRERVVEVHAFDRQGNRHVLDNAEMGYTYRHSAVSKDLIFTHAIFEGYAEDKAKIRADMDAVRQHREAVQPIREKTGGSTFKNPEGHSAWKLIDEAGCRGMMIGGAQMSPMHCNFMINTGQASGYELEYLGETVRQRVMENSGIKLEWEIKRIGNFMQGYEVKEFLGRMTA, from the coding sequence ATGAAACAGGTCGATGGCAACAAGCTTCTGGCGTCGCTCGGAGAGGGCATAAACGCGCTGAGGGGGCGCCTGACCCCGGACGCGCCGATGGAGCGGGTCACCTGGTTTCGCGCCGGCGGACTGGCGGAGCTGATGTTCCAGCCGCATGACACCGATGATCTCGTCACCTTCCTGAAGCTTTTGCCGGAAAACATTCCGGTCATGGTCGCGGGTGTCGGCTCGAATCTTCTGGTGCGCGACGGCGGTATTCCGGGTGTCGTCATCCGCCTTTCGGCCAAGGGTTTCGGGGACATCGAACTTGCCGGAGAAAACCGCGTCAAGGCGGGCGCGATCTGCCCGGACAAGAACCTTGCTGCCATGACGCTTGATCACGGCATCGGCGGGTTCCATTTCTACTACGGCATCCCCGGCTCGGTCGGCGGCGCGTTGCGGATGAATGCCGGGGCCAATGGCGGAGAGACGCGTGAACGCGTCGTCGAGGTTCATGCGTTCGATCGTCAGGGCAACAGGCATGTTCTTGATAATGCGGAAATGGGCTACACCTACCGGCATTCCGCAGTCTCGAAAGACCTGATCTTCACACATGCCATCTTCGAAGGCTATGCCGAAGACAAGGCGAAAATCCGCGCCGACATGGACGCCGTGCGTCAGCACCGCGAGGCTGTCCAGCCTATCCGCGAAAAGACCGGCGGATCGACCTTCAAGAACCCAGAGGGACATTCCGCCTGGAAGCTGATCGACGAGGCCGGTTGCCGCGGCATGATGATCGGTGGCGCGCAGATGTCGCCGATGCACTGCAATTTCATGATCAATACAGGCCAGGCGAGTGGCTACGAACTCGAATATCTCGGCGAAACCGTGCGCCAACGCGTGATGGAAAATTCCGGCATCAAGCTGGAATGGGAAATCAAGCGCATCGGCAATTTCATGCAGGGTTATGAAGTGAAGGAATTCCTGGGGCGGATGACGGCGTAG